In Spirochaeta lutea, the sequence ACCCTGCAAATCACCCAGGGTCTGCAGGGCGGTAACCTGCTCAGTCCACTGTTCATATTCCTCCAGGGAGATTTGATCTTCTGCGTACAGTGAGCTTAATCGATCCAATAAATTATTCTTTTGCAACTCCAAATCCGAATTCATGGTGTATACTCCTTCTCCAAGAATCATCATAAACTACTAGGCAGGATATGTTCTACTTCAAAACGGGGGTACGGCAGGATGATTGAAAAAATTGAGGAACTCTACCGGGATGCACAGCTCTATGATGACCAAAACAGCGATGTAACTGAGGATCTCGAATTCTGGGCCTGGGCTGCTCGCAGTTATGGGAGACCCGGCTATCCGATCCTGGAGCTGGGATCCGGTTCCGGAAGGGTCAGCATTAATCTTGCAGAACTCGGATACTCCACCATAGGATTGGATCTAAGTCCTCATATGATCGCCCTGGCAAAAAAAAAGATTGCCCAGGGCCTCGGCTCCGAGGCCGGAACCTGCGAATTTCACAGAGCTGACATCAGAGACTTTCGTTTACATACTACCTTCCCATTGATCATCTTTCCCTATAACTCCCTCAGTCACCTGGTATCGAATGAAGATCTGGACCGATGTCTTCAAGGGGTATTGCAGCACCTGGAACCCCGGGGGCGCTTTGTCTTTTCGGTATTTCTCCCCCTTCTGGGGCTGTTAACCAGGGATCCCCAAGCCCTCTATCCCCTGGGGACCTTTCGGGATAGCCAGGAAGGTGTTCCTGTGGAGTTGTTTGAGTCCATGCGCTACGATCCATGGAACCAGATTAACCACATTACCTGGTATTTTTTCCGGGAGGGTCAGGATGATCCGGTCATTCAACACCTCCAGTTACGGATGTTCTTTCCCCAGGATCTGGAATACATTCTCAGGACAAATGGTTTTCAGGTGGAACACCGCTTCGGTGATTATTCCCGGGGAAGGATTGAAAAGGATTCTGTCGTACAAGCCCTGGTAGTCCAGCGAAGGTGAATCATTAGAATCTCACTGCCTTGGCAATATTGCTAGAAATGATTAAAATCCCCTTCATGACAGTACCACCAGAATCCTATACCTTCCCCTGGGTCGACCAGTATCGGCTGCTTTCGGCCGATGTCGATTGTTGGCAGACCCTCCGCCCTGGGGCAATACCGCGGCTTCTCCAGGAAACCGCCTGGAACCACGCAAAACACCTGAAAATAGACTACTCCAATCCCCAATTTGCCTCCATCCACTGGGTGCTCACCAGACTCTACGTGCAAATCACCGGTCCCCTGCCGGTCTGGGAGGATTTAGTGTTGGTCCATACCCAACCGACGGGAGTTGACAGGCTGTTTGCCATCCGGGAGTACCTGCTGACCACCCAAGATGGGCGCGAATTTGCCCGAGCAACTTCCAGCTGGGTAATTATCGATGCGGACACAAGGCGCATTCAAAAACCGCAGCCCCTCATTAAGGATATCGTATTGCCCGATGTGGCACCCCTCTTTCAAGAAACTGCTAAGAAAATCACCCAACCGAACGATCTGTGTTGGGAGAGCCTGGCGGAACATATTTGTGGATATAACGAGGTAGATCTACATAAGCATGTAAACAATGTCAGGTACATGGAGTGGTTTCTCCAAAGTTATCCCCGGACCCGGTTTGAGCAGTATGCTCTGAGAGAGTGGACGATAAATTATACCGCCGAGGCAGGCTGGGGCGATCGGTTGATCACTCAGATGTGTTGTCCCGGAGGGGATTCGAATGCCTGTACCGAGCAGGACGGGCCTGTTTTAGAGGATTATTTCCAGATCCTCCACCGCACTGATTCGGAAAACCCAGGAGGCCAGGCGAAACCCGGGGCGGTTGCATGCAGCGGCATCTTACGGTGGTATCCCCTGAGGGCAGACCATTCCCAGTAGGATAGGTCTTTCACAGCAGTTTGATGAGGTTTCTGCTTTACACCGCGTATGAAAGGGGCTACAGTTCCTGGAAAATACGTACCATTCAATCGAGGTCGAATGTTAACTAATAGCCATAGTTCGGATGCAGCGGAGTTGTTTAAAAGTCTTGGGATGCCCGATGTTACCATTCATCATGCTGTGAGCCATTTCGATTTTACCCGACCGGACCGGCGGATTCTTGTTATTGGCCCCATGGGAAGCGGTAAGACCGAGTATTCGGCCAGGGTGTGGCGGGATGCCAAGATCGCCATGCAGAAAAGCACCCAATTCGCCCGGCAGACGAAGACAGGTATCAGTGACAGAAGAAATGTATTTTTCATCCGCTCCATCCTGGATGCTGAGCGGTTTCCAGACTATCCGGACAATGCCCTGGCCTACCGAGGAGGGTATGAACTACTGGGAGATCGCATCGCCAGGATCCGCGACAGCTTCGAGTTGGAAACCGTGATTGCCGACCATCCAGAATGCGGCACCTGGATAATTGACGAAGCAAGCTTCTACGATGAACGGATCGCCTATGTGATTTCCCGGGAATCAAAACAGCATGGCAGGGTGTTTATTTTTCCGACCCTCATCCTAAACTTCCGAAAGGATATTTTTAACCCCACAGCCCGGTTACTTCTCGAAACCGCCACCGATGTCTTTCCCCTAACTGCGTACTGTGAGCATTCCGATTGTATGGAGGATAGCTTTTACACCTACCGCTACTACCGTATCCACGGTCAAGAATGTCCGGCCCTGTTTTTTGATCCCCTTATAGTAGTAGGCGGGGACCGAATAAAGGACGATCCTCGTCAACCCAACTATGCTACCCGATGCGAGGCGCATCACTACTTGCCTGGAAAAGAGTACACCTTCCTCATCCTCAAGCCCCTGGGGATCGAAGCCGCAAAGGGTAACACCGAACCCTTGAAGGGTGAGCTTAGGCTTATGAACGAGGATATTACATCCTCGGCCCTGGCGAACCACTTTCAGGAAAAATTCGGAAGGGAGGATTCCTCGGGTAATGCCACTTGTATGAATGCCCTCAAGGTACCCTGTATTGCGGAAAAGGCTCTCATGTACCTATTTATTGAGCAAAACCTGGTCTCCGAACAACAGGTACGTTCTCTCATCGAAGAGCTCGATCTGGACAAGGATTACATGAAACGTACCATAGCCGATAACGGCCGAAGCATTTCTTTACAGATTTCCGGTTAAACCCAGGAGGGCAGATAATTTGAGATCAAATTTCTGTTCCATTCAAGGGAATTTTGTGTAATACTTTGAAGATAGACAACACCAATTCGTTTAAACGAGAAGGAGAGTTAAGGTGAGGAAGATTGCATTAATCACAGTTGTGATTCTCATTGCCGGGCTTGCGCTTGTAGGGTGCGCCCAGGAAGAATCCAAAACGAAGGTCGGAATGGTAACTGATGCCGGTACCATTGATGACAAGTCCTTTAACCAGGGAACATGGGAAGGAATTTTAGCGGCTCAGGAGGACTTTGATCTTGATGTACGCTACCTTAAACCTGTAGGCACCACAGAAGCCGATTATATCCAAGAAATCAGCAACCTCTATGATGCTGGATACAAGTTCATTGTTACCCCGGGATTCAAATTTGAAACCACCATCTTCAAAGCTCAGGATGAGTATGAGGATGCCTATTTTGTATTGCTCGACGGATCCCCCCATGCTGGAGATTTCAATCCGGTAGTCGGTCCCAAAACCGTTTCCATCTTTTTTGCTGAGCACGAGTCCGGATTCCTTGCCGGTGTTGCCACTGCTTTACAGCTCAATGAGGGAGAGGTCGGATTTATCGGCGGAATGGAGATCCCCGCTGTACAGAAATTCAACTGGGGATTCCAACAGGGAATCGCCTATGCTAATGCCAATTTCGGTACCGAGATTGCCATTAATGCAGAGAATGTTATCTATCAAGGCTCCTTCGATAATGTTGCAGCGGGTCAGCAGATTGCCGCCCAGATGTATGAGAAGGGTGTAGATGCTATTTTCGCCGCTGCCGGTGGTGTAGGTGTTGGGGTTATAAATGAAGCCAAGAGCCGAGCCAGGGCAGGTGAAGAAGTCTGGGTTGTGGGTGTTGATGTAGATCAATATGCAGACGGCATCTACGAGGGTGAGAAATCTGTCATTCTTACCAGTGCAGTGAAAAGGATTGATCAGGCATCCTATGATATGATCAAGGCCTATCTGAATGATAGCTTCCCCGGTGGACAGATTCTGACCTTTGATGCCAGCAATAACGGGGTTGGCATTCCTGAAGAGAATCCCAACCTGAGTGATGCTGTTGAAACCCAGGTAGCAGAAGTGTTTGACTCCATCGTAAGCGGCTCGGTAACCGTTAACGATGTTCAGGGTAACCTCATCAAATAATCAGGGTATTGTATAAGCAGGGGCATCGTGCCCCTGTTTTTTTTTCTGACACCCGATCCGATTGCATAAGAAGCCTGCAATTGGCGTGCGTAATAATGAATAAAAATAAATCATTTCAAAGAAATGAATTATTTTTATCCGTCCAGCGCATGGTTCGTTTAAAACGGCGTTTTGATCGAACCTCACCCGTAATACCTTTGCTAAGAGAAGGAAGAGCCATGGACCATATCATAGAAATGCTGAATATACGGAAGGAATTCCCGGGGATCGTCGCCAATGACGATGTCTCGATTTCTCTGCGAAAGGGCGAGGTTCTAGCCCTCCTCGGAGAAAACGGCGCCGGTAAATCAACCCTCATGAGTATACTATTCGGCCTGTATAATCCTGATGCCGGCACAATCAGGGTAAGAAATCAGGAGGTCGAGATTAAAAATCCGACCCAGGCGAATAACCTCGGGATTGGGATGGTCCACCAGCACTTCAAACTTGTACATAATTTTACGGTTACTGAAAATATTATCCTCGGCATGGAGCCCAAGAAAGGACTCATCATTAACCGGGACGGTGCAGCCAAGAAGATTAAGGAACTCTCTGAATACTACGGATTAAACGTAGATCCCTATGCGAAAATCGAGGATATTTCGGTGGGAATGCAGCAACGGGTAGAGATCTTGAAAATGCTCTACCGGGATGCCGAGGTGTTAATTTTTGATGAACCTACCGCCGTATTAACCCCCCAGGAGATTCGTGAGTTGATGAAGATCATGCGAAATCTCCTCGAAGAGGGTAAATCCATCATCCTAATCACCCATAAACTAAAGGAGATTAAGGAGGTTGCTGATCGGTGTACGGTAATCAGGCGCGGAAAGGTCATAGGTACCGTGCAGGTGAATGAGACCTCTGAAGCAGAGATGGCTAAAATGATGGTGGGACGTGAGGTTTCCTTTAACGTGGACAAGGCTGATAATCCTCCGGGAGAGACTGTCTTGGAGGTGAAGGATCTGGTTGTAAAAGATAATCGGGGACTGCCAGCGGTTAACTCCTTCAGTATTTCCCTTCGAAAGGGGGAGATTCTCGGAATTGCCGGGGTAGATGGAAACGGTCAGAGTGAGCTGGTAGAGGCTATCACTGGGTTGCGGAATGTGGAATCCGGAGCCATTCTGCTCAACGGTACGGATGTCAGTAAATTTAGTATAAAAGACCGGTTTCATGCAGGGATTGCCCATATTCCGGAGGATCGGCAAAAACGCGGATTGGTGCTGGACTATTCCATAGCCGAGAATATGGTGCTGGAGATCGTAAGTAATCCGCCGTTTTCGAAACGGGGACTGCTCCAATTTCCCGCAATCGCTTCTTATACAGAGCGCCTGATCCAGGAATTCGATGTTCGATCCGGGGAAGGCGCCAAAGCAAAGGCCCGGGCATTATCAGGGGGGAATCAACAGAAGG encodes:
- a CDS encoding class I SAM-dependent DNA methyltransferase, which produces MIEKIEELYRDAQLYDDQNSDVTEDLEFWAWAARSYGRPGYPILELGSGSGRVSINLAELGYSTIGLDLSPHMIALAKKKIAQGLGSEAGTCEFHRADIRDFRLHTTFPLIIFPYNSLSHLVSNEDLDRCLQGVLQHLEPRGRFVFSVFLPLLGLLTRDPQALYPLGTFRDSQEGVPVELFESMRYDPWNQINHITWYFFREGQDDPVIQHLQLRMFFPQDLEYILRTNGFQVEHRFGDYSRGRIEKDSVVQALVVQRR
- a CDS encoding acyl-[acyl-carrier-protein] thioesterase; the encoded protein is MTVPPESYTFPWVDQYRLLSADVDCWQTLRPGAIPRLLQETAWNHAKHLKIDYSNPQFASIHWVLTRLYVQITGPLPVWEDLVLVHTQPTGVDRLFAIREYLLTTQDGREFARATSSWVIIDADTRRIQKPQPLIKDIVLPDVAPLFQETAKKITQPNDLCWESLAEHICGYNEVDLHKHVNNVRYMEWFLQSYPRTRFEQYALREWTINYTAEAGWGDRLITQMCCPGGDSNACTEQDGPVLEDYFQILHRTDSENPGGQAKPGAVACSGILRWYPLRADHSQ
- a CDS encoding thymidine kinase, whose amino-acid sequence is MLTNSHSSDAAELFKSLGMPDVTIHHAVSHFDFTRPDRRILVIGPMGSGKTEYSARVWRDAKIAMQKSTQFARQTKTGISDRRNVFFIRSILDAERFPDYPDNALAYRGGYELLGDRIARIRDSFELETVIADHPECGTWIIDEASFYDERIAYVISRESKQHGRVFIFPTLILNFRKDIFNPTARLLLETATDVFPLTAYCEHSDCMEDSFYTYRYYRIHGQECPALFFDPLIVVGGDRIKDDPRQPNYATRCEAHHYLPGKEYTFLILKPLGIEAAKGNTEPLKGELRLMNEDITSSALANHFQEKFGREDSSGNATCMNALKVPCIAEKALMYLFIEQNLVSEQQVRSLIEELDLDKDYMKRTIADNGRSISLQISG
- a CDS encoding BMP family lipoprotein; amino-acid sequence: MRKIALITVVILIAGLALVGCAQEESKTKVGMVTDAGTIDDKSFNQGTWEGILAAQEDFDLDVRYLKPVGTTEADYIQEISNLYDAGYKFIVTPGFKFETTIFKAQDEYEDAYFVLLDGSPHAGDFNPVVGPKTVSIFFAEHESGFLAGVATALQLNEGEVGFIGGMEIPAVQKFNWGFQQGIAYANANFGTEIAINAENVIYQGSFDNVAAGQQIAAQMYEKGVDAIFAAAGGVGVGVINEAKSRARAGEEVWVVGVDVDQYADGIYEGEKSVILTSAVKRIDQASYDMIKAYLNDSFPGGQILTFDASNNGVGIPEENPNLSDAVETQVAEVFDSIVSGSVTVNDVQGNLIK
- a CDS encoding ABC transporter ATP-binding protein, which codes for MDHIIEMLNIRKEFPGIVANDDVSISLRKGEVLALLGENGAGKSTLMSILFGLYNPDAGTIRVRNQEVEIKNPTQANNLGIGMVHQHFKLVHNFTVTENIILGMEPKKGLIINRDGAAKKIKELSEYYGLNVDPYAKIEDISVGMQQRVEILKMLYRDAEVLIFDEPTAVLTPQEIRELMKIMRNLLEEGKSIILITHKLKEIKEVADRCTVIRRGKVIGTVQVNETSEAEMAKMMVGREVSFNVDKADNPPGETVLEVKDLVVKDNRGLPAVNSFSISLRKGEILGIAGVDGNGQSELVEAITGLRNVESGAILLNGTDVSKFSIKDRFHAGIAHIPEDRQKRGLVLDYSIAENMVLEIVSNPPFSKRGLLQFPAIASYTERLIQEFDVRSGEGAKAKARALSGGNQQKAIVGREISHDPEVLIAVQPTRGLDVGSIEYIHKRLVEQRDKGKAVLLVSLELDEILDLSDRIAIINSGVCVGEVNAAETNENEVGLMMAGIKQGA